The following proteins are co-located in the Billgrantia tianxiuensis genome:
- the phnE gene encoding phosphonate ABC transporter, permease protein PhnE, with the protein MPVSTTPQGTPIWRLRTTRAQWLGYLAWLGGISLFLLCWKVISDNTMWVFVEDAGRQGSDLISRMLPPQWSYAERLWKPMWDTLNIATLGTLLGIAMAFPVAFLAARNTSPHPLVRSAALVVIVSSRSINSLIWAMLLVTILGPGVLAGIIAIALRSIGFVGKLLYEAIEEIHPTPVEAISATGASRMQVLNYGVLPQVLPAFAGISVYRWDINIRESTVLGLVGAGGIGLQLNAAINSLAWNQVSVIFLMIFATVLASEWISARVRHAII; encoded by the coding sequence ATGCCCGTTTCGACCACTCCGCAGGGCACGCCGATCTGGCGCCTGCGCACCACCCGCGCCCAGTGGCTCGGCTATCTCGCCTGGCTCGGTGGCATCTCGTTGTTCCTGCTGTGCTGGAAGGTGATCTCGGACAACACCATGTGGGTGTTCGTCGAGGATGCCGGCCGCCAGGGCAGCGATCTCATCAGCCGCATGCTGCCGCCGCAATGGAGCTACGCCGAGCGGCTGTGGAAGCCGATGTGGGATACCCTCAACATCGCCACGCTCGGCACCCTGCTGGGCATCGCCATGGCCTTTCCGGTGGCCTTCCTCGCTGCGCGCAATACCTCGCCTCATCCGCTGGTGCGCAGCGCCGCGCTAGTGGTGATCGTCTCCTCTCGCTCCATCAATTCGCTGATCTGGGCAATGCTGCTGGTCACCATTCTCGGCCCTGGGGTGCTGGCCGGCATTATCGCCATCGCCCTGCGCTCGATTGGTTTCGTCGGCAAGCTGCTCTACGAGGCCATCGAGGAGATCCATCCAACCCCGGTGGAAGCGATCAGCGCCACCGGCGCCAGCCGCATGCAGGTACTGAACTACGGCGTGCTGCCCCAGGTACTGCCCGCCTTCGCCGGGATAAGCGTCTACCGCTGGGACATCAACATCCGCGAATCCACGGTGCTGGGCCTGGTGGGCGCCGGCGGCATCGGCCTGCAGCTCAACGCGGCGATCAACAGCCTGGCCTGGAACCAGGTCAGCGTGATCTTCCTGATGATCTTCGCCACGGTGCTGGCCTCGGAGTGGATCTCGGCTCGAGTGCGTCATGCCATCATCTGA
- a CDS encoding ABC transporter ATP-binding protein, translating into MTIEALRIEGLRKHFGNTLALDGIDLSLPRGEVLALLGPSGCGKTTLLRAIAGLHDIDAGQILLEGECVAAAGRQLSPEARRLGMVFQDYALWPHMSVAQNVAFPLEMQGVRGSARRPQVEWALSLVGLGEYADRAPGTLSGGQQQRVALARAIVGKPRLLLMDEPLSNLDKGLRESLVLEIRALIEELCLTAVFVTHDQHEAFALADRVAVLQQGRLRQIDTPEALFRAPATPAIAEFVDSGALLSVRCDTTGLYLGDQRLPLVPRHHRGEATLLLPRRAMHLAPAGEGELQALIEGRLFQGDHFSLRLALPGGQHLKLYCTEAPARNSRVGIALDLAALRAWDDRQHPLELQPLAAKATSTA; encoded by the coding sequence GTGACCATCGAAGCACTCAGGATCGAAGGGCTGCGCAAGCACTTCGGCAATACCTTGGCGCTGGATGGTATCGACCTCAGCCTACCGCGCGGTGAGGTGCTGGCGCTGTTGGGCCCCTCCGGCTGCGGTAAGACCACACTGCTGCGTGCCATTGCCGGGCTCCATGACATCGATGCGGGCCAGATTCTCCTGGAAGGCGAATGCGTGGCTGCAGCGGGCCGCCAGCTCAGCCCCGAAGCCCGGCGCCTGGGCATGGTGTTCCAGGATTACGCCCTGTGGCCACACATGAGCGTGGCCCAGAATGTCGCCTTCCCGCTGGAGATGCAGGGAGTCCGGGGCAGCGCCCGCCGCCCTCAGGTGGAGTGGGCGCTCTCCCTGGTGGGCCTGGGCGAATACGCCGACCGCGCACCTGGCACGCTCTCCGGCGGCCAGCAGCAGCGCGTGGCCCTGGCCCGCGCCATCGTCGGCAAGCCGCGCCTACTGCTGATGGACGAGCCACTCTCCAATCTCGACAAGGGGCTGCGTGAAAGCCTGGTCCTGGAGATTCGCGCTCTGATCGAGGAGCTGTGTCTCACTGCCGTCTTCGTCACCCATGACCAGCATGAGGCCTTCGCCCTGGCCGATCGCGTCGCGGTGCTGCAACAGGGCCGGCTACGCCAGATCGACACCCCCGAAGCGCTGTTCCGGGCACCGGCCACGCCCGCCATTGCCGAGTTCGTCGATTCCGGTGCGCTGCTTTCCGTACGCTGCGACACAACGGGGCTCTACCTCGGCGATCAGCGGCTGCCGCTCGTTCCCCGCCACCATCGGGGCGAGGCCACGCTGCTGCTGCCGCGCCGCGCGATGCATCTGGCGCCAGCGGGAGAAGGAGAGCTGCAGGCCCTTATCGAGGGCCGGCTGTTCCAGGGCGACCACTTCAGCCTGCGTCTTGCGCTTCCCGGCGGCCAGCATCTCAAGCTGTACTGCACCGAGGCGCCAGCCCGCAATAGCCGGGTCGGCATCGCTCTCGATCTCGCCGCCCTGCGTGCCTGGGACGACCGGCAGCACCCCCTCGAGCTACAGCCGCTGGCAGCGAAAGCCACCAGCACCGCCTGA
- a CDS encoding ABC transporter substrate-binding protein: protein MNASPLKSFAAGAALLALPGLAAAESLTVYSAGPDALIQGLATDFTAETGIRVDVFQGTTGQVMARLESEQANPLADVVISASWESAESLHEQGLLHAYRSPNAETVPDFLASDHYIAQGISALALVWNRDSDVPQPADWSDLTDEAYRDQVTMPDPAQSGAAFELVTGLLTAMGEEQTWALLEGLRDNGMIVPGPNARALNPVLQGAKSVVFGAVDYISLGQQADGEAIEVIFPSSGTVIAPRPMMILASTQHPEAAERFIDFVLSEQGQERVAASYLMPARSDIEANRPLLDELTLIEVDAEEMGARREAILARFREVIGN from the coding sequence ATGAACGCTTCTCCGCTCAAGTCCTTCGCCGCCGGTGCTGCCCTGCTGGCACTGCCGGGGCTCGCAGCCGCCGAATCGCTCACCGTCTATTCCGCCGGTCCCGATGCCTTGATCCAAGGTCTCGCCACCGATTTCACCGCCGAGACCGGCATTCGCGTCGATGTCTTCCAGGGCACCACCGGTCAGGTGATGGCCCGGCTGGAGTCGGAGCAGGCCAATCCGTTGGCGGACGTGGTGATCTCCGCCTCCTGGGAGAGTGCCGAGTCGCTGCACGAGCAGGGATTGCTGCATGCGTATCGCTCACCCAATGCCGAAACGGTGCCGGACTTCCTCGCGAGCGATCATTACATCGCCCAGGGTATCTCCGCCCTGGCCCTGGTCTGGAACCGTGACAGTGACGTTCCCCAACCCGCCGACTGGAGCGACCTGACCGACGAGGCCTACCGCGACCAGGTGACCATGCCCGACCCGGCCCAGTCCGGCGCCGCCTTCGAGCTGGTTACCGGCCTGCTCACCGCCATGGGCGAGGAGCAGACCTGGGCCTTGCTCGAGGGGCTGCGCGACAACGGCATGATCGTTCCTGGCCCCAACGCCCGCGCCCTCAACCCGGTGCTGCAAGGCGCCAAGTCGGTGGTGTTCGGCGCGGTGGACTATATCTCCCTGGGCCAGCAGGCCGATGGCGAGGCCATCGAGGTGATCTTCCCGTCAAGCGGTACCGTCATTGCCCCGCGTCCGATGATGATTCTCGCCTCTACCCAGCACCCGGAAGCCGCCGAGCGCTTCATCGACTTCGTACTGTCCGAGCAGGGCCAGGAGCGGGTGGCCGCCAGCTATCTGATGCCGGCGCGTAGCGATATCGAAGCCAACCGGCCGCTGCTCGATGAGCTGACCCTGATCGAGGTCGATGCCGAGGAGATGGGAGCACGCCGTGAAGCGATCCTGGCACGCTTCCGCGAGGTCATCGGCAACTGA
- a CDS encoding ABC transporter permease, protein MATPASSSLRGRLPQLNGAGIILPFTAVALLLLVGLPLLYVILQAVFPGWSRGQLGGAFTLFAPTLSDPALLRLLGNTLRLGVAVVVVCALLAIPLGALRALARVPGGAAWDLIFLVPFMIPPYIAALSWMLTLQPRGYAEQLLGLNASGFLFSFSGIVLVMTLNVFPVVYFAVSRTMLSVGGRYAAAARVNGAGSWRTLWRITLPLSTPGIAASLLLVFALTIEEFGTPATLGAQAGFPVLVTGIHQRFSDWPIDIPGAAVLSLLLVLLAMVAFYLQHWLVTRRSYVSQTGKPAQAERAELGPWKWPALFFFSLVALAAVAVPILAVLATAFTATLSGGLSWENLSLRHFEALLSNRGGAVQALSTSLGLAIGAALLTGVLGALTGYLVVRTRIRGKGVLDLLSLLPNTMPGIVVAVGLILAWNQSWWPIQVYNTGAMLLLAYACLLLPYPVRYASAAFRQMSESLEAAARVCGAGFFTTFHRILLPALAPSLIVAMLLVFAIASRELVASLMVAPAGMRTVSTFVFGQFEQGSPGVGMAMSAVAIFTTTALLVALTAFSRGRLPIAD, encoded by the coding sequence ATGGCGACACCCGCTTCGTCTTCGCTCCGAGGCCGGCTGCCCCAGCTCAACGGGGCGGGCATCATCCTGCCGTTCACCGCGGTGGCCCTGCTGTTGCTGGTGGGGCTGCCGCTGCTCTACGTGATCCTGCAAGCGGTCTTCCCGGGCTGGAGCCGAGGCCAACTCGGCGGCGCTTTCACGCTGTTCGCACCGACGCTCTCCGACCCGGCGCTGCTGCGCCTGCTCGGTAACACCCTACGCCTAGGCGTGGCAGTGGTAGTGGTCTGCGCACTGCTGGCAATCCCGCTGGGTGCGCTGCGTGCTCTGGCCCGGGTTCCCGGTGGCGCAGCCTGGGATCTGATCTTTCTGGTCCCTTTCATGATCCCGCCTTACATCGCCGCGCTTTCCTGGATGCTGACGTTGCAACCTCGCGGCTATGCGGAGCAGCTCCTCGGGCTCAATGCCAGCGGTTTCCTGTTCTCCTTCTCGGGTATCGTCCTGGTGATGACGCTCAATGTCTTTCCGGTGGTCTACTTTGCCGTCTCGCGCACCATGCTGAGCGTCGGCGGGCGCTACGCCGCCGCCGCGCGGGTCAATGGCGCCGGATCCTGGCGTACCCTGTGGCGCATCACCCTGCCGCTCTCCACGCCGGGCATCGCCGCCAGCCTGCTGCTGGTCTTCGCGCTGACCATCGAGGAGTTCGGCACTCCCGCCACCCTTGGCGCCCAGGCCGGCTTCCCGGTGCTGGTCACCGGCATTCATCAACGCTTCTCGGACTGGCCCATCGACATTCCCGGCGCGGCGGTGCTCTCACTGCTGCTGGTGCTGCTGGCCATGGTCGCCTTCTACCTTCAGCACTGGCTGGTCACCCGCCGCTCATATGTCAGCCAGACCGGCAAGCCCGCCCAAGCCGAGCGCGCCGAGCTGGGCCCCTGGAAGTGGCCTGCGCTGTTCTTCTTCTCCCTGGTGGCATTGGCCGCCGTGGCGGTACCGATTCTCGCCGTGCTGGCCACCGCCTTCACCGCCACCCTCTCCGGCGGGCTGAGCTGGGAGAATCTTTCGCTGCGTCACTTCGAAGCGCTGCTGTCCAACCGCGGCGGCGCCGTGCAGGCGCTTTCCACCAGCCTGGGGCTCGCCATCGGCGCGGCCCTGCTGACCGGCGTACTTGGCGCGCTGACCGGCTACCTGGTGGTGCGTACACGCATTCGCGGCAAGGGCGTGCTCGACTTACTCTCTCTGCTACCCAACACCATGCCCGGTATCGTGGTGGCAGTGGGGCTGATATTGGCCTGGAATCAGAGCTGGTGGCCGATCCAAGTCTACAATACCGGTGCCATGCTACTGCTCGCCTACGCCTGCCTGCTGCTGCCCTACCCGGTACGCTACGCCTCGGCGGCCTTCCGCCAGATGAGCGAAAGCCTGGAAGCCGCCGCCCGGGTGTGCGGTGCCGGCTTCTTCACCACTTTCCACCGCATACTGCTTCCGGCCCTGGCACCGAGCCTGATCGTCGCCATGCTGCTGGTGTTCGCCATTGCCTCCCGGGAACTGGTCGCTTCACTCATGGTCGCTCCAGCAGGGATGCGCACCGTTTCGACCTTCGTGTTCGGCCAGTTCGAGCAGGGCTCCCCCGGCGTCGGCATGGCCATGAGCGCAGTGGCGATCTTCACCACCACGGCCCTGTTGGTGGCACTCACCGCGTTCAGTCGAGGACGTTTGCCCATCGCCGATTGA
- a CDS encoding MFS transporter, which produces MTASPPTPSTSTSRAEGWWVLAATTWVQVLCSGAMLLVPTLAPQVAAAFGVPTGWVGLQVSLLYGVAMLASLQSAVVARRLGGCRASQLAMALVLAGCMLALLGTPWALLGTTVMLGLAYGLTSPAAAELLTRYTPAGRRNLVFSIKQTGVPLGGVLAGLLAPTLTAYWSWHTAFLAVGWLA; this is translated from the coding sequence ATGACTGCCTCGCCCCCGACGCCTTCGACATCGACATCCCGAGCGGAAGGCTGGTGGGTCCTGGCGGCGACCACCTGGGTGCAGGTGCTGTGCAGTGGGGCCATGCTGCTGGTACCGACTCTCGCTCCCCAGGTGGCGGCGGCCTTCGGCGTGCCTACCGGCTGGGTCGGGCTGCAGGTCAGCCTGCTCTACGGTGTGGCGATGCTCGCCTCGCTGCAGTCGGCAGTAGTGGCGCGGCGTCTGGGCGGTTGCCGGGCCAGCCAGCTGGCCATGGCCCTGGTGTTGGCCGGCTGCATGCTGGCCTTGCTCGGCACGCCCTGGGCACTGCTTGGCACCACCGTGATGCTGGGCCTGGCCTATGGCCTGACCAGCCCAGCGGCGGCGGAGCTGCTGACCCGCTATACGCCCGCCGGGCGGCGCAACCTGGTGTTCTCCATCAAGCAGACCGGTGTACCCTTGGGCGGGGTGCTGGCTGGTCTGCTGGCGCCGACCCTCACGGCGTACTGGAGCTGGCATACAGCTTTCCTGGCGGTGGGGTGGCTTGCCTGA
- a CDS encoding SDR family oxidoreductase, with amino-acid sequence MTSRVLITGANRGIGLALARHYHTEGWRVIGVCRSVSPELSEIAEQVIDGVDVTRAEDVARLAEAVRGQRLDLLINNAGLLHDESLGSLDFDTIREQMEVNAYGPLRVTEALLDNLSAGSKIANVTSRMGSIADNDSGGRYGYRASKAALNAFGKSLAIDLKPRGIAVAQLHPGYVQTRMVNFGGLIPPEEAAAGIAARIAALTLENSGGFWHSNGEPLPW; translated from the coding sequence ATGACTTCCAGAGTCCTGATCACAGGGGCCAACCGCGGCATCGGCCTGGCGCTGGCCCGGCATTACCACACCGAGGGCTGGCGGGTGATCGGCGTATGCCGCAGCGTGTCGCCCGAACTCAGCGAGATCGCCGAACAGGTGATCGATGGTGTCGACGTGACCCGGGCCGAGGACGTTGCGCGTCTCGCCGAGGCCGTTCGCGGTCAACGCCTGGACCTGCTGATCAACAATGCCGGCCTGCTGCACGACGAGTCGCTGGGCTCGCTCGACTTCGACACCATCCGTGAGCAGATGGAAGTCAATGCCTACGGACCGCTGCGAGTGACCGAGGCACTGCTGGACAACCTTAGCGCAGGTAGCAAGATCGCCAACGTCACCAGTCGTATGGGCTCCATTGCCGACAACGACTCCGGCGGGCGCTACGGTTACCGGGCCTCGAAGGCGGCCCTGAACGCCTTCGGCAAGTCGCTGGCCATCGACCTCAAGCCCAGGGGAATCGCTGTCGCCCAGCTCCACCCGGGCTACGTGCAGACCCGCATGGTCAACTTCGGCGGGCTGATCCCGCCCGAAGAGGCCGCTGCCGGTATCGCCGCACGCATCGCGGCGCTGACGCTGGAGAACAGCGGCGGTTTCTGGCACAGCAACGGTGAGCCATTGCCCTGGTAG
- a CDS encoding GNAT family N-acetyltransferase — MRPVTWSDKSLLEHWDSQPQVIAANPNERWNWQAELGHPTDWCRQYIAEHDGHPIGFVQIIDPAREESGFWGEAVPGLRAIDIWIGEPDQLGKGYGTTMMQLALAHCFAVAEVNAVLVDPLADNRRAHRFYERLGFHFLEQRRMGGDICWIYRLERHEWLG; from the coding sequence TTGCGCCCCGTAACATGGAGCGACAAGTCCCTGCTGGAACACTGGGACAGCCAGCCCCAGGTCATCGCTGCCAACCCCAACGAGAGGTGGAACTGGCAGGCCGAACTGGGTCATCCAACCGACTGGTGCCGCCAGTACATTGCCGAACACGATGGACACCCCATCGGCTTCGTCCAGATCATTGATCCCGCCCGCGAAGAGAGCGGCTTCTGGGGAGAGGCGGTCCCTGGCTTGCGTGCCATCGATATCTGGATCGGCGAGCCCGACCAGTTAGGCAAAGGCTACGGCACCACCATGATGCAACTGGCCTTGGCACACTGCTTCGCCGTCGCGGAAGTCAACGCAGTGCTGGTCGATCCCCTTGCCGACAATCGCCGCGCCCACCGCTTCTACGAGCGACTCGGCTTTCACTTCCTCGAACAGCGCCGCATGGGTGGCGACATCTGCTGGATCTATCGCCTGGAGCGCCACGAGTGGCTGGGATGA
- a CDS encoding Glu/Leu/Phe/Val family dehydrogenase: MSGQMDHANLFDDARSRLEEVFDAIGVQGDARERLRQPSLSLQVSVPVRMDDGSLRVFPGWRVQYNNILGPAKGGIRFHPEVSQEEVTTLSFWMAVKCAVVDLPYGGGKGGVKVDPKQLSKLELERLARGYVRAIADIMGPDRDIPAPDVNTNATVMGWMADEFDHLARGKVPAAITGKPPALGGSLGRVAATGRGALHVLDLWAARERRKPEETTVAIQGFGNAAYHFARLAHERGYRIVAVSDSKGAIYSREGLDPDPIMEQKTHNQRLHDMVYCDDSVCIADDVEKLERDELLTLEVDVLALAALENQIHEDNVDQVKARAVLEIANGPVTSQADERLEKRGVPVLPDVLANTGGVIVSYYEWVQNRNGERWAEENVNARLAERLERQSQLIFERAEREEISYRKAAYRQGIERIAEAIQLRGNCQDSE; this comes from the coding sequence ATGTCTGGGCAAATGGATCATGCCAACCTGTTCGACGATGCCCGTTCCCGTCTGGAGGAGGTGTTCGACGCCATCGGCGTACAGGGCGACGCCAGGGAGCGCCTGAGGCAGCCCAGCCTGTCCCTGCAGGTGAGTGTGCCGGTGCGCATGGATGACGGCAGCCTGAGGGTCTTTCCCGGCTGGCGCGTGCAGTACAACAACATCCTGGGGCCGGCCAAGGGCGGCATTCGCTTCCACCCGGAGGTCAGCCAGGAGGAAGTGACCACGCTGAGCTTCTGGATGGCGGTCAAGTGCGCCGTAGTCGACCTGCCCTACGGTGGCGGCAAGGGAGGCGTCAAGGTCGACCCCAAGCAGCTGTCGAAACTGGAGCTGGAACGCCTGGCACGCGGCTACGTACGCGCCATCGCCGACATCATGGGGCCCGACCGCGACATCCCCGCCCCCGACGTCAACACCAATGCCACGGTCATGGGCTGGATGGCCGACGAATTCGACCACTTGGCCCGCGGCAAGGTGCCTGCCGCCATCACCGGCAAGCCACCCGCCCTGGGCGGCTCGCTGGGCCGTGTCGCCGCCACCGGGCGCGGTGCCCTGCACGTTCTGGACCTGTGGGCTGCCCGCGAGCGGCGTAAACCCGAGGAGACTACCGTGGCCATCCAGGGCTTCGGCAACGCCGCCTATCACTTCGCCCGCCTGGCCCATGAGCGGGGCTACCGTATCGTCGCCGTGTCCGACTCCAAGGGTGCCATCTACAGCCGCGAAGGCCTCGACCCCGACCCCATCATGGAGCAGAAGACCCACAACCAGCGCCTGCACGACATGGTCTACTGCGACGACTCGGTATGCATCGCCGACGACGTGGAAAAACTCGAGCGCGATGAGCTGCTCACTCTCGAAGTCGATGTCCTCGCCCTGGCGGCGCTGGAGAACCAGATCCATGAGGACAACGTCGACCAGGTCAAGGCCCGCGCCGTACTGGAAATCGCCAACGGCCCCGTCACTAGTCAGGCCGATGAGCGCCTCGAGAAGCGCGGCGTGCCGGTACTGCCCGACGTGCTGGCCAATACCGGCGGGGTGATCGTCAGTTATTACGAATGGGTACAGAATCGCAACGGGGAACGCTGGGCCGAGGAGAACGTCAACGCGCGGCTGGCCGAACGCCTGGAGCGCCAGAGCCAGCTGATCTTCGAGCGCGCCGAGCGAGAGGAAATCTCCTATCGCAAGGCCGCCTACCGCCAAGGCATCGAGCGCATTGCCGAAGCCATTCAGCTGCGCGGAAATTGTCAGGATAGCGAATGA
- a CDS encoding pseudouridine synthase yields MTEPLTLLHRDDYLVAVHKPSGLLVHRSKLAQGESVFLLQRLRDQLGQRVYPVHRLDRPTSGVMVFALDPSTAARLGEAFAQRQTRKRYLAVVRGIGPEHERLDYALREEDGSRPKAEMPALEAITEIRRLDSVELPVQVDRYPTSRYSLMEVLPMTGRRHQIRRHLSRRGYPIIGDAKHGKGNHNRFFAERLDCPRLLLAAVGLSFEHPVEGYRLAVSCCLDNAMTTLFQRFGWAGHLPVASARRLEAAMLPIT; encoded by the coding sequence ATGACGGAACCCTTGACCCTTCTACATCGGGACGACTACCTGGTGGCCGTGCACAAGCCGTCGGGATTGCTGGTCCACCGCTCCAAGCTGGCGCAAGGCGAGAGCGTCTTCCTGCTGCAGCGGCTACGCGACCAACTCGGCCAGCGTGTCTATCCGGTGCACCGCCTCGATCGCCCCACCTCGGGGGTGATGGTCTTTGCCCTGGATCCGTCCACCGCGGCTCGGCTGGGCGAGGCTTTCGCCCAGCGCCAGACGCGCAAGCGCTACCTGGCCGTGGTGCGCGGCATCGGTCCCGAACATGAGCGTCTCGACTACGCCCTGCGCGAGGAGGACGGCAGCCGGCCCAAGGCGGAGATGCCCGCGCTGGAAGCCATCACCGAGATCAGGCGGCTCGACAGCGTGGAGCTGCCGGTCCAAGTGGACCGCTACCCCACCAGCCGCTACTCGCTGATGGAGGTCCTGCCCATGACCGGACGGCGTCACCAGATTCGCCGCCATCTCTCGCGACGCGGCTACCCGATTATCGGCGACGCCAAGCATGGCAAGGGCAACCACAACCGCTTCTTCGCCGAGCGCCTGGATTGCCCGCGATTGCTGTTGGCCGCCGTGGGCCTGAGTTTCGAGCACCCGGTCGAGGGTTACCGGCTGGCCGTGAGCTGTTGTCTGGATAACGCCATGACGACGCTGTTCCAGCGCTTCGGCTGGGCCGGCCACCTGCCGGTCGCCTCGGCCCGCCGCCTCGAAGCCGCCATGCTGCCCATCACCTGA
- the tcdA gene encoding tRNA cyclic N6-threonylcarbamoyladenosine(37) synthase TcdA: MTVSSHPPHAAPPPQDDYDFRFGGIRRLYGTRALERFRRAHVVVVGVGGVGSWTVEALARSGIGRLTLIDLDDVCVSNVNRQLPALDGTIGRPKVDVLAERCRAIQPGIEVVADTAFVTPTNLTERIPVDADYVVDAIDSVVAKAALIAWCRRRKLPIVVAGAAGGQTDPTRIKVADLARTEHDPLLAKVRARLRRDYGFSRNPKRRFSVECVYSDEQLVYPGSDGEVCLQKPGSGESTRLDCASGVGAATFVTGGFGFVAASRVLARLAKRAAQDGSQ, translated from the coding sequence ATGACTGTTTCGTCACACCCACCGCACGCCGCACCGCCACCCCAGGACGACTACGATTTTCGCTTCGGTGGCATTCGGCGCCTCTACGGCACTCGCGCCCTCGAGCGCTTTCGTCGCGCCCATGTCGTGGTGGTAGGCGTGGGTGGCGTTGGCAGTTGGACGGTAGAGGCGCTGGCCCGTTCGGGCATTGGCCGGCTCACCCTGATCGATCTCGACGATGTCTGCGTGTCGAACGTCAATCGTCAACTCCCGGCTCTCGACGGTACCATTGGCCGACCCAAGGTAGACGTACTCGCCGAGCGCTGCCGGGCGATCCAGCCGGGCATCGAGGTGGTGGCAGACACAGCCTTCGTCACCCCGACCAACCTGACCGAGCGCATCCCCGTGGATGCCGACTACGTGGTCGACGCCATCGACAGCGTGGTGGCCAAGGCCGCGCTGATCGCCTGGTGCCGGCGACGCAAGTTGCCCATCGTGGTGGCGGGTGCCGCCGGAGGCCAGACCGACCCCACACGCATCAAGGTGGCGGATCTCGCGCGTACCGAGCACGACCCACTGCTGGCCAAGGTTCGAGCTCGCCTGCGTCGCGACTACGGCTTCTCGCGCAATCCCAAGCGTCGCTTCTCCGTGGAGTGCGTCTATTCTGACGAACAGTTGGTCTACCCGGGCTCGGATGGCGAAGTCTGCCTGCAAAAGCCCGGCAGCGGCGAGTCGACCCGGCTCGACTGCGCCTCCGGCGTAGGCGCGGCCACCTTCGTTACCGGCGGCTTCGGCTTCGTTGCCGCCTCGAGGGTGCTGGCACGCCTGGCCAAACGAGCTGCCCAGGATGGCAGCCAATAA
- a CDS encoding DUF1653 domain-containing protein, with the protein MTHPLPVPGIYSHYKGNRYEVLGVAHHSETEEPLVVYRALYGDYGLWVRPLAMFTETVEVRGEPVPRFDLEKAF; encoded by the coding sequence ATGACCCACCCCCTCCCCGTTCCCGGCATCTACAGCCATTACAAGGGCAACCGCTACGAGGTACTCGGTGTCGCTCATCACAGCGAAACCGAGGAGCCACTGGTGGTCTACCGCGCGCTGTACGGCGACTACGGCCTGTGGGTGCGACCGCTGGCCATGTTCACCGAAACCGTGGAAGTGCGCGGCGAGCCGGTACCGCGTTTCGATCTCGAAAAGGCATTCTAG
- the bfr gene encoding bacterioferritin, with translation MKGDAKVIEHLNKALGNELVAINQYFLHAKMYKDWGLKALAKWEYDESIDEMKHADKLIERILFLEGIPNLQDLGKLHIGENVREMLECDLKIEHEGREGYIEAIAYCEKVKDYVSRDLFREILADEEEHIDHIETELGLIDKVGIENYMLRQMQEAGDE, from the coding sequence ATGAAAGGCGATGCCAAGGTCATCGAGCACCTCAACAAGGCCCTCGGCAATGAGCTCGTGGCGATCAACCAGTACTTCCTGCATGCCAAGATGTACAAGGACTGGGGCCTCAAGGCGCTGGCCAAGTGGGAGTACGACGAATCCATCGACGAAATGAAGCATGCCGACAAGCTGATCGAGCGCATTTTGTTTCTCGAGGGCATACCCAACCTTCAGGATCTCGGCAAGCTGCACATCGGCGAGAACGTGCGCGAAATGCTCGAGTGCGATCTCAAGATCGAGCATGAAGGACGCGAGGGCTACATCGAGGCCATCGCCTACTGCGAGAAGGTCAAGGATTACGTCTCACGCGATCTGTTCCGTGAGATCCTGGCCGACGAGGAAGAACACATCGATCATATCGAGACCGAACTCGGCTTGATCGACAAGGTGGGCATCGAGAACTACATGCTGCGCCAGATGCAGGAAGCCGGCGACGAGTGA
- a CDS encoding (2Fe-2S)-binding protein — MYVCLCKGVSDRKIRESVESGARSWREVQQETGCGTQCGKCACVGKTITREAIKAEVMASACDLAYAV; from the coding sequence ATGTATGTATGTCTTTGCAAGGGCGTATCGGACCGTAAGATCCGCGAGAGCGTGGAGAGCGGTGCGCGTAGCTGGCGGGAAGTGCAGCAGGAGACCGGCTGCGGTACCCAGTGCGGCAAGTGCGCCTGTGTCGGCAAGACCATCACTCGCGAAGCGATCAAGGCCGAAGTCATGGCCTCGGCCTGTGACCTGGCCTACGCCGTATAG